In one Lolium rigidum isolate FL_2022 chromosome 3, APGP_CSIRO_Lrig_0.1, whole genome shotgun sequence genomic region, the following are encoded:
- the LOC124695285 gene encoding butanoate--CoA ligase AAE1-like → MDGSVRCEANYVPLTPLSFLERAALVYGARTAVVFGDREYSWRHTRDRCLAGASALARLGVGRRDVVAVLAANTPAMYELHFSVPMTGGVLCTLNTRLDAAMVSVLLSHSEAKVFLVESQFLAVARDALALLAEDKASMPLLVTITDGDSSSEGAPEYEALLRTAPRGFEIRWPADECDPISLNYTSGTTSRPKGVIYSHRGAYLNTLAAVVSNEMPTMPVYLWTVPMFHCNGWCMVWGTAAQGGTSVCMAGSLSPKVVFEKIVRHRVTNMGGAPTVLSMLVNAPASEQRPLPGTVRISTGGAPPPPHILAKMDELGFNVVHGYGLTETYGAATLCVWKPEWDALPAAERARIMARQGVPQLMLDGLEIKDPVTMATVPSDGRTVGEVMLRGNTVMSGYYKDAAATAEAMRGGWLRSGDLAVRHPDGYIQLKDRSKDIIISGGENISSIEVESALFGHPAVLDAAVVARPDDHWGETPCAFITLKDGANATEADIIGFCRERLPRYMAPRTVVFADLPKTSTGKTQKYLLREKARAMGSLPKQGTSKL, encoded by the coding sequence ATGGATGGATCGGTGCGGTGCGAAGCAAACTATGTGCCGCTGACGCCGCTGAGCTTCCTggagcgcgccgcgctcgtgtacGGCGCGCGCACGGCCGTCGTCTTCGGTGACAGGGAGTACTCCTGGCGCCACACGCGGGACCGGTGCCTCGCCGGCGCGTCCGCGCTCGCGCGCCTCGGCGTCGGCCGCCGGGACGTGGTGGCAGTCCTGGCCGCGAACACGCCGGCCATGTACGAGCTGCACTTCAGCGTGCCCATGACCGGCGGCGTCCTGTGCACGCTCAACACCCGGCTCGACGCGGCCATGGTGTCCGTGCTCCTCAGCCACTCGGAGGCCAAGGTCTTCCTCGTTGAGTCGCAGTTCCTCGCCGTCGCCCGCGACGCGCTTGCGCTGCTCGCCGAAGACAAAGCCAGCATGCCTCTCCTCGTCACGATCACCGACGGCGATAGTAGCAGCGAGGGTGCGCCGGAGTACGAGGCCCTTCTGAGGACCGCGCCGCGCGGCTTCGAGATCAGGTGGCCCGCCGACGAGTGCGACCCGATATCCCTGAACTACACGTCGGGGACCACATCGCGGCCCAAGGGCGTCATCTACAGCCACCGTGGCGCGTACCTCAACACGCTGGCCGCGGTGGTCTCCAACGAGATGCCGACCATGCCGGTGTACCTCTGGACCGTGCCCATGTTCCACTGCAACGGGTGGTGCATGGTTTGGGGCACGGCGGCGCAGGGCGGCACCAGCGTCTGCATGGCCGGGAGCTTGTCGCCCAAGGTCGTCTTCGAGAAGATCGTGCGCCACAGGGTGACCAACATGGGCGGCGCGCCCACGGTGCTCAGCATGCTCGTCAACGCGCCGGCGTCAGAGCAGAGGCCGCTGCCGGGCACGGTGCGCATCTCCACGGGCggcgcgcctccgccgccgcacaTCCTGGCCAAGATGGACGAGCTCGGGTTCAACGTCGTCCACGGGTACGGCCTCACCGAGACGTACGGTGCGGCGACGCTGTGCGTGTGGAAGCCGGAGTGGGACGCGCTACCGGCCGCCGAACGCGCCCGGATCATGGCGCGGCAGGGCGTGCCCCAGTTGATGCTGGATGGCTTGGAGATCAAGGACCCGGTGACCATGGCGACCGTGCCCTCCGACGGGCGCACCGTCGGCGAGGTCATGCTCCGCGGGAACACGGTGATGAGCGGGTACTACAAAGACGCGGCTGCCACGGCGGAGGCCATGCGCGGCGGGTGGCTGCGCTCAGGGGACCTCGCCGTGCGGCACCCGGACGGGTACATCCAGCTCAAGGACCGGTCCAAGGACATAATCATATCGGGCGGCGAGAACATCAGCTCCATCGAGGTGGAGTCGGCGCTGTTCGGCCACCCCGCCGTGCTGGACGCCGCCGTGGTCGCGAGGCCCGACGACCACTGGGGCGAGACGCCGTGCGCGTTCATCACACTCAAGGACGGCGCCAATGCGACGGAAGCAGACATCATTGGATTCTGCCGGGAACGGCTGCCACGCTACATGGCGCCGAGGACGGTGGTCTTCGCCGACCTGCCCAAGACATCCACGGGCAAGACGCAGAAGTATCTGCTCCGGGAGAAGGCCAGGGCCATGGGAAGCCTACCTAAGCAGGGCACAAGCAAGCTGTAG